In the Mycolicibacter sp. MU0102 genome, one interval contains:
- a CDS encoding TetR/AcrR family transcriptional regulator has translation MTPPDGGIADGTAARPTVRGRDTQARLERAAREVIARKGFFKTTITDITSAAKRSPASFYHYFGSKEELLASLAEDFRAMARSRAVQALHPGQDLREIIQESVRAHWDTYREHLGVMVGVFQLAMIDDAFAQRWREMCADAIDWVAQTVRMAQRQGYSTDADPELVGSAIVAMLNHFTYVWLVAGGDVAGRELDEEAAIKTLTDTWYRSVSWRDQGS, from the coding sequence GTGACGCCTCCAGACGGCGGGATCGCGGACGGGACTGCCGCCCGCCCCACCGTCCGGGGCCGCGACACCCAGGCTCGCCTGGAACGGGCGGCCCGCGAAGTGATCGCCCGCAAGGGGTTTTTCAAGACGACGATCACCGACATCACCTCTGCCGCCAAACGCTCGCCGGCGTCGTTCTACCACTACTTCGGGTCCAAGGAAGAGCTGCTGGCGTCGCTGGCCGAGGACTTCCGGGCTATGGCCCGCAGCCGTGCGGTGCAGGCCCTGCACCCCGGGCAGGATCTGCGGGAGATCATCCAGGAGTCCGTGCGTGCGCACTGGGACACCTACCGCGAGCATCTCGGGGTGATGGTCGGGGTGTTCCAGCTGGCGATGATCGACGACGCGTTCGCCCAGCGCTGGCGGGAGATGTGCGCCGACGCCATCGACTGGGTGGCGCAGACGGTGCGGATGGCTCAACGCCAGGGTTATTCGACCGACGCGGACCCGGAGCTGGTCGGGTCGGCCATCGTCGCCATGCTCAACCACTTCACCTACGTCTGGCTGGTGGCCGGCGGCGACGTCGCGGGCCGCGAACTCGACGAAGAAGCAGCGATCAAGACGCTCACCGATACCTGGTATCGCTCGGTGAGCTGGCGCGACCAGGGTTCATGA
- a CDS encoding enoyl-CoA hydratase/isomerase family protein, which produces MALDSLTSLTVTQDGPIARVLIDHGAINLMDATMMGDLWRLVNWLRSPAGRDVRVVVLESANPDFFIAHVDLALLAASVENTEAAVGSFQDLVGAFRALDQVTIGVVAGRVAGGGMELLVNLDLRFAVTGRAVFNQVETGLGVIPAGSGPQHLRHLLGRGRALEVILGHDDLDAGLAERYGLVNRALAPEEVAPFLDRLVQRIATVPLADIADVKATLAAPDIASGLAVERSAFAQMLARGAALPKMQRFLDAGGQTLDGERRLAELVADLDRMEPA; this is translated from the coding sequence ATGGCGCTCGATTCGCTGACGTCGCTCACCGTCACCCAGGACGGTCCGATCGCCCGGGTCCTCATCGACCACGGCGCGATCAACCTGATGGACGCCACCATGATGGGCGACCTGTGGCGACTGGTGAATTGGCTGCGGTCACCCGCCGGGCGCGACGTACGGGTGGTGGTTCTGGAAAGCGCCAACCCCGACTTCTTCATCGCCCACGTGGACCTGGCGCTGCTGGCCGCCTCGGTCGAGAACACCGAGGCTGCCGTCGGCTCCTTTCAGGACCTGGTCGGAGCGTTCCGGGCCCTGGACCAGGTCACCATCGGGGTGGTTGCCGGGCGGGTTGCCGGCGGCGGGATGGAGCTACTGGTCAACCTCGACCTGCGGTTTGCCGTCACCGGCCGGGCTGTGTTCAACCAGGTCGAGACCGGACTCGGGGTCATCCCGGCAGGTTCGGGTCCACAGCACCTACGTCACCTGCTGGGGCGAGGCCGGGCGCTGGAGGTCATCCTCGGGCACGACGACCTCGATGCAGGACTCGCCGAACGCTACGGACTGGTCAACCGGGCGCTGGCCCCCGAGGAGGTCGCGCCGTTTCTCGACCGGCTGGTGCAGCGCATCGCCACGGTGCCGCTGGCCGACATCGCCGACGTCAAGGCCACCCTGGCCGCCCCGGACATCGCCTCGGGCCTGGCAGTGGAGCGCTCCGCGTTCGCCCAGATGCTGGCCCGCGGTGCGGCGCTGCCGAAGATGCAACGGTTCCTCGACGCAGGCGGCCAGACGCTCGATGGCGAACGCCGACTGGCCGAGCTGGTGGCCGACCTGGATCGGATGGAACCGGCGTGA
- a CDS encoding VOC family protein, which produces MTSPKPTVGLHHAAYACADLEATNHFYEDLLGLPLVHTEVEHLQEGFFRHVFYDLGDGSCIAFFDLHGVGEKPDWSSSLSRPNGLPVWVNHFAFRATEEKQNEVRARMDAAGIKALMDVDHGWCHSLYYLDPNGIMIELCRDTPGFEPDPEQAHKLLNSTERAADPKVVTSKTTTTQLG; this is translated from the coding sequence GTGACGTCCCCTAAGCCCACCGTCGGTCTGCACCACGCCGCCTACGCCTGTGCCGACCTTGAGGCGACGAACCACTTCTACGAAGACCTGCTGGGATTGCCGCTGGTGCACACCGAAGTCGAGCACCTGCAAGAAGGCTTCTTCCGCCATGTCTTCTACGACCTCGGCGACGGCTCGTGCATCGCGTTCTTCGACCTGCACGGCGTCGGCGAGAAGCCCGACTGGTCCAGCTCGTTGTCACGTCCGAACGGGCTGCCGGTGTGGGTGAACCACTTCGCGTTCCGGGCCACCGAGGAGAAGCAGAACGAGGTCCGGGCGCGGATGGACGCCGCCGGCATCAAGGCGCTGATGGACGTCGACCACGGCTGGTGCCACTCGCTGTACTACCTGGACCCCAACGGCATCATGATCGAGCTGTGCCGCGACACCCCCGGGTTCGAACCCGACCCGGAGCAGGCACACAAGTTGCTGAACAGCACCGAGCGAGCCGCTGACCCCAAGGTGGTCACGTCGAAGACGACCACCACCCAGCTCGGCTGA
- a CDS encoding nuclear transport factor 2 family protein, producing MTKPQFSRAELAAAFDVFEQTVARAAETQDWDAWVAHYTPDVEYVEHAMGTMHGRDEVRSWIRKTMSTFPGSYMTEFPALWTVIDEEGGRVICELDNPMRDPGDGTIISATNISIVTYAGDGLWSRQEDIYNPLRFVAASMKWCRKAQELGTLDDEAAAWMKQFGGNA from the coding sequence ATGACGAAACCGCAGTTCAGCCGCGCGGAACTGGCGGCCGCATTTGATGTGTTCGAGCAGACCGTCGCCCGCGCCGCCGAAACTCAGGACTGGGATGCCTGGGTGGCGCACTACACCCCCGACGTCGAATACGTCGAGCACGCGATGGGCACCATGCACGGCCGCGACGAGGTGCGCAGCTGGATCCGCAAGACCATGTCGACCTTCCCGGGCAGCTACATGACCGAGTTCCCGGCACTGTGGACCGTCATCGACGAGGAAGGCGGGCGCGTCATCTGCGAACTGGACAACCCCATGCGCGACCCGGGCGACGGCACCATCATCAGCGCCACCAACATCTCGATCGTCACCTACGCCGGCGACGGCCTGTGGTCCCGCCAGGAGGACATCTACAACCCGCTGCGCTTTGTCGCTGCGAGCATGAAATGGTGCCGCAAAGCCCAGGAGCTCGGCACCCTCGACGACGAAGCGGCCGCCTGGATGAAGCAGTTCGGAGGAAACGCATGA
- a CDS encoding NAD-dependent epimerase/dehydratase family protein, producing the protein MSRKPKLVIGANGFLGSHVTRQLVDAGEDVRVMVRPSANTIAIDHLDVTRFHGDIFDSAVLAEAMAGCDDVYYCVVDTRAWLRDPSPLFRTNVEGTRNVLAVAKDAGLRRFVFTSSYATVGRRRGHVANEDDIINPRGLTPYVQSRVQAEELVLRSAEAGLPAVAMCVSTTYGDGDWGRTPHGAFIAGAAFGKLPFLMKGIELEVVGVDDAARAMILAAERGRNGQRYLISERLIALQDVVKIAADEAGMPAPSRSISVPALYALGALGSLRASLTGKDAELSLKSVRMMRAEAPVDHSKAVRELGWQPRPVEESIREAARFWMKLRNAKKRGSPA; encoded by the coding sequence ATGAGCCGCAAGCCCAAGCTTGTCATCGGAGCCAACGGGTTCCTGGGGTCGCACGTCACTCGCCAGCTCGTCGACGCCGGAGAAGACGTCCGGGTGATGGTGCGCCCGAGCGCCAACACCATCGCCATCGATCACCTCGACGTCACGCGGTTCCACGGCGACATCTTCGATTCGGCCGTCCTGGCCGAGGCGATGGCCGGCTGCGACGACGTCTACTACTGCGTCGTGGACACCCGCGCGTGGCTGCGCGACCCGAGCCCGCTGTTCCGCACCAACGTCGAGGGCACCCGCAATGTCCTGGCCGTTGCAAAAGACGCCGGCCTGCGCCGATTCGTGTTCACTAGCAGCTACGCCACGGTGGGCCGGCGTCGCGGTCACGTCGCCAACGAGGACGACATCATCAACCCGCGCGGACTGACGCCCTATGTCCAGTCCCGTGTGCAGGCCGAAGAACTGGTACTGCGCAGCGCCGAAGCTGGCCTGCCCGCGGTCGCGATGTGTGTGTCCACCACCTACGGCGACGGCGACTGGGGTCGGACCCCGCACGGAGCCTTCATCGCCGGGGCAGCGTTCGGCAAGCTGCCGTTCTTGATGAAAGGGATCGAGCTGGAAGTGGTCGGGGTCGACGACGCAGCCCGCGCGATGATCCTGGCCGCCGAGCGTGGACGCAACGGCCAGCGCTACCTGATTTCCGAGCGGTTGATCGCGCTGCAGGACGTGGTCAAGATCGCCGCCGACGAAGCGGGTATGCCGGCGCCGTCACGTTCGATCTCGGTGCCGGCGCTGTATGCGCTGGGCGCACTCGGCAGCCTGCGGGCGAGCTTGACCGGTAAGGATGCCGAGCTGAGCCTGAAGTCGGTGCGGATGATGCGCGCCGAAGCCCCGGTCGATCACAGCAAGGCGGTACGCGAGCTCGGCTGGCAGCCACGACCGGTTGAGGAATCGATTCGGGAGGCGGCGCGTTTCTGGATGAAACTGCGCAACGCCAAGAAGCGAGGTTCGCCGGCATGA
- a CDS encoding DUF427 domain-containing protein — protein MTHGHSGRRPIHVPTDEYPITVTPTGRQVTVRIGGEVIADSANALTLQESNHPAVQYIPLADVKTDLLTRTQTTSYCPFKGDAAYYSVTTAAGQTIADAIWTYEQPFAAVAPIAGHVAFYPDKADISVADA, from the coding sequence ATGACACACGGACATTCAGGCAGACGACCGATACACGTCCCGACTGACGAGTACCCCATCACCGTGACCCCGACCGGGCGGCAGGTCACCGTACGGATCGGCGGCGAAGTCATCGCCGACAGCGCCAATGCGCTCACCCTGCAGGAATCGAATCACCCTGCGGTGCAGTACATTCCGCTGGCCGATGTGAAGACCGATCTGCTGACCCGCACCCAGACCACCAGCTATTGCCCGTTCAAGGGCGATGCCGCCTACTACAGCGTCACCACCGCGGCCGGCCAGACGATCGCCGACGCGATCTGGACCTACGAGCAGCCGTTTGCGGCGGTTGCGCCGATCGCCGGACACGTCGCGTTCTACCCCGACAAGGCCGACATCAGCGTCGCTGACGCCTGA
- a CDS encoding nuclear transport factor 2 family protein: MATPFDDPQAELAWMFLQGICGDDDLDDIFALVSDDFTWWSILTRQAVDKDELRQEVQQRRLGLRINLELVRCINEHETVVIEALGDCRAADGSHYDSPLAYIVDTQDGRIVSVREYTDTRFAGQLLGL; this comes from the coding sequence ATGGCCACCCCGTTCGATGATCCGCAGGCGGAATTGGCGTGGATGTTTCTCCAGGGCATCTGCGGCGACGACGACTTGGACGATATTTTTGCGCTGGTCAGCGATGACTTCACCTGGTGGAGCATCCTGACCCGCCAGGCCGTCGACAAGGACGAGCTGCGGCAGGAAGTCCAGCAGCGTCGACTCGGCTTGCGGATCAACCTGGAGCTGGTCCGGTGCATCAACGAACACGAGACCGTGGTGATCGAAGCGCTGGGCGATTGTCGCGCCGCCGACGGTTCGCACTATGACAGCCCGCTGGCGTACATCGTCGACACCCAAGACGGACGGATCGTCTCGGTGCGCGAGTACACCGACACCCGGTTCGCCGGGCAATTGTTGGGGCTCTAG
- a CDS encoding DNA-3-methyladenine glycosylase 2 family protein, which translates to MSNSLSRTVTFPGPASPALTLGPLRRGPGDPCLQVVDGAIWRTSLMPSGPVTARIVQVAPSAVDCAAWGAGAAEFLDGAPGLLGVHDDATDFAPTDPTVIAAYRRVPHLRLGRTGRVLEALIPAVLEQRVPGADAFRAWRLLVTEFGSPAPGPAPSRMRVPPSAQTWRTIPSWTFHRANVDGGRARTIVGCAGRADALERLVSRPAAEARAALMSLPGIGEWTAAETAQRAFGDADALSVGDYHLATMIGRTLLGLPLDEVFTDEAMVELMEPMRPHRHRIVRLLIDSGLAVSKRRGPRLALQRISSL; encoded by the coding sequence ATCAGTAATTCGCTTTCTCGCACCGTCACCTTTCCCGGCCCGGCCAGCCCCGCGCTCACGCTGGGCCCACTGCGCCGCGGCCCGGGCGACCCATGCCTGCAGGTGGTAGACGGCGCCATCTGGCGAACCAGCCTGATGCCCAGCGGGCCGGTGACCGCACGCATCGTCCAGGTCGCGCCCAGTGCGGTGGATTGTGCGGCCTGGGGCGCCGGTGCCGCGGAATTTCTTGACGGGGCACCCGGCTTGTTGGGCGTCCACGACGACGCGACCGACTTCGCGCCGACCGATCCGACTGTGATCGCTGCCTACCGGCGCGTACCCCACCTGCGGCTGGGGCGCACCGGCCGGGTGCTCGAGGCGCTCATTCCTGCAGTACTCGAGCAGCGGGTGCCCGGTGCCGACGCCTTTCGGGCCTGGCGCCTGCTGGTCACCGAGTTCGGCTCGCCGGCCCCTGGTCCGGCGCCGTCGCGGATGCGGGTGCCACCGTCAGCGCAGACCTGGCGAACCATCCCGTCCTGGACGTTCCATCGGGCCAACGTCGATGGCGGCCGGGCGCGCACCATCGTCGGTTGCGCGGGTCGAGCCGATGCCCTGGAACGGCTGGTTTCCCGCCCGGCGGCGGAGGCGCGGGCGGCGCTGATGTCGCTGCCCGGCATCGGTGAGTGGACCGCGGCCGAAACCGCACAGCGAGCGTTCGGCGATGCCGACGCCTTGTCGGTCGGGGACTATCACCTTGCGACGATGATCGGCCGTACCCTGCTCGGCCTGCCGCTCGACGAGGTGTTCACCGACGAAGCCATGGTCGAACTGATGGAGCCGATGCGGCCGCACCGGCACCGCATTGTTCGGTTGCTGATCGACAGCGGGCTCGCTGTCAGCAAACGACGGGGGCCGCGACTGGCCCTGCAGCGGATCAGCTCGCTGTAG
- a CDS encoding TetR/AcrR family transcriptional regulator, translated as MGAVLSRQAYFETGFEVLSELGYGGLKLAEVCNRLGVTTGSFYHYFTSWPVYTRDLVQHWLDERTLQHVEFVRAIPDPRQRLDSLIQIGLTLPHGAEASIRAWSSADARVHAVQAEVDQQRFDILFESAQEVLRDKRQAQLFANWAIYLLIGYEQALLPRDASTFEWIAAQLLDALDSGRFATASDDPPGMPSTAS; from the coding sequence ATGGGCGCGGTTCTCTCTCGACAGGCGTACTTCGAGACAGGTTTCGAAGTGCTGTCCGAATTGGGCTACGGCGGCCTCAAGCTCGCCGAAGTCTGCAACCGGCTCGGCGTGACGACGGGCTCGTTCTACCACTACTTCACCAGCTGGCCGGTTTACACCCGTGACCTGGTTCAACACTGGCTAGATGAGCGCACCCTCCAGCATGTGGAGTTCGTACGCGCGATACCCGACCCGCGGCAACGCCTCGACAGCCTGATCCAGATCGGCCTGACCCTGCCCCACGGGGCCGAAGCCTCCATCCGCGCCTGGAGCTCGGCTGACGCCCGGGTGCACGCGGTGCAGGCCGAAGTGGATCAGCAACGCTTCGACATCCTCTTCGAATCGGCGCAGGAAGTCCTCCGCGACAAACGGCAAGCGCAGCTGTTCGCAAACTGGGCGATTTACCTGCTGATCGGCTACGAGCAGGCTCTGCTGCCGCGCGACGCCTCCACGTTCGAGTGGATCGCCGCCCAATTGCTCGACGCGCTCGACTCCGGGAGGTTTGCCACGGCGTCCGATGACCCGCCCGGCATGCCGTCTACAGCGAGCTGA
- a CDS encoding TetR/AcrR family transcriptional regulator — translation MTAASGVFGEFGYHATTFQAIAERARLTRPAINHYFPSKKLLYQAVLTQAETLFEHAVDQARTEPTLVGQLASVIVSFTQLGEDDRTVAAFAVTAVVDAQRDPVLKSVVGDIQGPPRAFLAGALTDAIDRGELVSTSGIGELTEMLLAVLWGIAFYVSLVGNQAAAAGVVATLQALLTQELWQLRQPADG, via the coding sequence GTGACTGCCGCCAGCGGTGTCTTCGGCGAATTCGGCTACCACGCAACGACGTTCCAGGCGATAGCGGAGCGAGCACGGCTGACCCGCCCGGCGATCAACCACTATTTTCCCAGCAAGAAACTGCTCTATCAGGCGGTTCTGACGCAGGCTGAGACCCTGTTCGAGCACGCTGTCGATCAGGCGCGCACCGAGCCCACCCTGGTCGGACAATTGGCTTCGGTCATCGTGAGCTTCACCCAACTCGGCGAAGATGACCGCACGGTGGCGGCGTTTGCCGTCACCGCGGTGGTGGACGCTCAGCGCGACCCGGTGTTGAAGTCAGTGGTCGGCGACATCCAGGGCCCCCCGCGGGCATTTCTGGCCGGGGCGCTCACCGACGCCATTGACCGGGGAGAATTGGTCTCGACTTCGGGCATCGGCGAGCTGACCGAGATGTTGTTGGCCGTGTTGTGGGGGATCGCGTTCTATGTGTCGCTGGTCGGCAATCAGGCGGCAGCGGCCGGGGTGGTCGCCACACTGCAGGCGCTGTTGACCCAGGAACTCTGGCAGTTGCGTCAGCCGGCCGACGGATAA
- a CDS encoding class I SAM-dependent methyltransferase yields MSALRTHDDTWDIATSVGSTAVMVAAARAAETASVDPLINDPYAKLLVAGAGTGIWEMLLDDTLVDKVEAIDAEIAAVYHHMRNYQAVRTHFFDAFFADAVAAGIRQVVILASGLDSRAYRLDWPAGTTVYEIDQPKVLDYKDQTLTANGVTPAAERRTVAIDLRQDWPAALIAAGFDPAAPTAWLAEGLLMYLPAEGQDRLFDQITELSVPGSRIAAETAGNHRSDERRQQMAERFKKIAETVGLTQSLDIQDLIYQDEDRASVRGWLDEHGWRAASQPSTAEMRRLNRWVDVSVTDDADAFSEFVTAVRS; encoded by the coding sequence ATGAGCGCACTCCGTACCCACGACGACACCTGGGATATCGCCACCAGCGTCGGCTCGACGGCGGTCATGGTGGCCGCCGCCCGCGCAGCCGAGACGGCCAGCGTCGATCCGCTGATCAATGACCCGTACGCCAAGCTCCTGGTCGCGGGCGCCGGTACCGGGATCTGGGAGATGCTGCTCGACGACACGTTGGTCGACAAGGTGGAGGCCATCGATGCCGAGATCGCCGCGGTCTATCACCACATGCGCAACTACCAGGCGGTCCGCACCCACTTCTTCGACGCCTTCTTCGCCGACGCGGTTGCTGCCGGCATCCGCCAGGTGGTGATCCTGGCGTCCGGGCTGGACTCGCGGGCCTACCGGCTGGACTGGCCGGCTGGCACGACCGTCTATGAGATCGACCAGCCGAAGGTTCTGGACTACAAAGACCAGACCCTGACGGCCAACGGCGTGACGCCGGCGGCCGAGCGCCGCACCGTAGCCATTGATCTGCGGCAGGACTGGCCCGCCGCATTGATCGCCGCCGGCTTCGACCCCGCGGCCCCGACCGCCTGGCTGGCCGAGGGACTGTTGATGTACCTGCCCGCCGAGGGCCAGGACCGGCTGTTCGACCAGATCACCGAGCTGAGCGTCCCGGGAAGCCGGATCGCAGCGGAGACCGCGGGCAACCACCGCTCCGACGAGCGGCGCCAGCAGATGGCGGAGCGATTCAAGAAGATCGCCGAGACGGTCGGCCTGACGCAGAGCCTCGACATCCAGGATCTGATTTACCAGGACGAAGACCGGGCGTCGGTGCGGGGATGGCTTGACGAGCACGGCTGGCGGGCGGCCTCTCAGCCCTCGACCGCGGAGATGCGCCGGCTGAACCGCTGGGTGGACGTATCGGTGACCGACGACGCCGACGCGTTCTCGGAGTTCGTCACCGCAGTGCGCAGCTGA
- a CDS encoding SDR family oxidoreductase: MSGVQDRVVVVTGAGGGLGREYALTLAREGACVVVNDLGGARDGTGAGHNMADQVVTEIKEAGGRAVANYDSVADAEGAANIIKTAIDEFGKIDGVVSNAGILRDGTFHKMTSENWDAVLQVHLYGGYNVVRAAWPHFREQSYGRVVVATSTSGLFGNFGQANYGAAKLGLVGMINTLAIEGAKYNIKANAIAPIAATRMTEDILPPEVLAKLKPEYVAPVVAYLCTEEVAETGSVFIAGGGKVQRTALFENAGATFENPPSVDEIAAQWSTIADLSAAKSASFSL; the protein is encoded by the coding sequence ATGTCCGGAGTGCAGGATCGTGTTGTCGTCGTCACCGGAGCCGGTGGTGGATTGGGCCGCGAATACGCCCTGACCTTGGCCCGCGAGGGGGCCTGTGTGGTGGTCAACGACCTCGGTGGTGCCCGCGATGGCACCGGTGCCGGGCACAACATGGCCGACCAGGTAGTCACTGAGATCAAAGAGGCCGGCGGCCGGGCCGTCGCCAACTACGACAGTGTCGCCGACGCCGAGGGCGCGGCCAACATCATCAAGACCGCGATCGACGAGTTCGGGAAGATCGATGGCGTCGTCAGCAACGCCGGCATCCTGCGCGACGGCACCTTCCACAAGATGACGTCGGAGAACTGGGACGCCGTGCTGCAGGTGCACCTCTACGGCGGATACAACGTGGTGCGCGCTGCATGGCCGCACTTCCGCGAGCAGAGCTACGGCCGCGTGGTCGTCGCCACCTCCACCAGCGGACTGTTCGGCAACTTCGGGCAGGCCAACTACGGCGCGGCCAAGCTCGGCCTGGTCGGCATGATCAACACGCTGGCCATCGAGGGCGCCAAGTACAACATCAAGGCCAACGCGATCGCCCCCATCGCGGCAACCCGGATGACCGAGGACATCCTGCCGCCGGAGGTGCTGGCCAAGCTCAAGCCCGAATACGTCGCACCGGTGGTGGCCTACCTGTGCACCGAAGAGGTCGCCGAGACCGGCTCGGTTTTCATCGCCGGCGGCGGCAAGGTGCAGCGCACCGCGCTGTTCGAGAACGCCGGCGCCACCTTCGAGAACCCGCCATCGGTCGACGAGATCGCGGCACAGTGGTCGACGATCGCCGACCTGTCGGCGGCCAAGTCGGCCAGCTTCTCGCTGTAA
- a CDS encoding tyrosine-protein phosphatase: MVSYRGRVTSQPNLPGAWNFRDVSETTGALRPGRLFRSSELSRLEDRGREELLRLGVSDVADLRSPREVTRRGPGLVPAGVGIHLLPFPDLAGDQSPDSSAPHEDAFRNMMAEKPDADSAADVAARYMLEEYERFPTLAGSRRAVQRVVSLLAEGRPVLAHCFAGKDRTGFVVAVVLRAAGVDRDAVIEDYLRSNTAVSVLRDRIMEMIRSRPEAEITPEVLTFTEARLSDEVLGVRADYLHAAERSIEENFGSLDGFLRAAEVTDADVDRLRGALLG; this comes from the coding sequence ATGGTGTCCTATCGTGGCCGGGTGACCTCCCAGCCGAATCTGCCCGGGGCGTGGAATTTTCGCGACGTCTCCGAGACCACCGGCGCGCTGCGCCCCGGCCGCCTGTTCCGGTCCAGCGAACTGAGTCGCCTCGAAGATCGGGGCCGCGAAGAACTGCTGCGACTCGGGGTGTCCGACGTAGCCGATCTGCGGTCACCGCGCGAAGTCACGCGCCGCGGGCCGGGGCTGGTGCCCGCCGGTGTCGGCATCCACCTGCTGCCCTTCCCGGATCTGGCGGGCGACCAATCACCGGACAGCTCGGCTCCGCACGAGGACGCGTTCCGCAACATGATGGCCGAGAAACCCGATGCGGATTCCGCCGCCGACGTCGCCGCCCGCTACATGCTCGAAGAGTACGAGCGTTTCCCCACCCTCGCCGGGTCCCGCCGGGCGGTGCAGCGGGTGGTGTCGCTGCTGGCAGAAGGCCGGCCGGTGCTGGCGCACTGCTTCGCCGGTAAGGACCGCACCGGATTCGTCGTCGCGGTGGTGTTGCGGGCGGCCGGGGTGGACCGCGACGCCGTCATCGAGGACTACCTGCGCAGCAACACCGCGGTGTCGGTGCTGCGTGACCGCATTATGGAGATGATCCGGTCGCGGCCCGAGGCCGAGATCACCCCCGAGGTCCTGACCTTCACCGAAGCGCGCCTGTCCGACGAGGTGCTCGGTGTGCGCGCTGACTATCTGCATGCCGCCGAACGCTCGATCGAGGAGAACTTCGGCTCGCTCGACGGGTTCCTGCGGGCCGCCGAGGTCACCGACGCCGACGTCGACAGGCTGCGTGGCGCGCTGCTCGGCTAA